From Paenibacillus sp. PK3_47, the proteins below share one genomic window:
- a CDS encoding response regulator, translating into MYSLLIADDEALEREGLELMIRHVFPDTFRFLHAENGRKAIQLAEEHMPDIVFMDIKMPGIQGLEAVRQIVAKNQSVKIVMITAHDYFSYAKEGLLLGVRDYLLKPARRDEVCELLKQIMAEIEAEKRSRNEQLELQEKLAHLIPLAENELTLMLMLEHVQEIELEQLASLLKLDWNKGYAVVLSFPRQSKDEWADFQLAKREIYEAVRQLVRPALGCLASPLIGHQMTLFVPLPRERSGYFQRVISMDWGERLRSMVQERFHLPLNVAIGSIREGWDGLSRSYREALRVCSGVSDSSAVRHYEDIIQSSGQSVVSLDEEKRLLDALLQQDREEAAGRFGALYAYFEQSGERPFTSLRGEIIGLLLYLARGVHSAAGAEIIADLNAVEDPVSLKHRAEYWLEMLQGGLIEEREHKSSHVHQRALLYIGQNYKEDISMEQTAEYVNLSPHYFSKLFRLHAGETFIDYVTRLRINEAKRLIAGEQLSLKGICYEVGYKDPNYFSRVFKKSVGITPSEYRQQMEKQSPC; encoded by the coding sequence ATGTACAGCTTACTGATTGCCGATGATGAAGCGCTGGAGCGGGAAGGGCTGGAGCTGATGATCAGGCATGTATTTCCGGATACGTTCAGGTTTCTGCACGCGGAGAATGGGCGGAAGGCGATTCAGCTTGCTGAAGAGCATATGCCGGATATTGTGTTCATGGATATCAAGATGCCGGGCATTCAAGGTCTTGAAGCAGTCCGGCAGATTGTCGCCAAGAACCAGTCTGTCAAAATTGTGATGATCACCGCCCATGATTATTTCTCCTATGCCAAAGAAGGGCTGCTGCTCGGAGTGCGGGATTACCTGCTGAAGCCCGCCCGGCGTGATGAAGTCTGTGAGCTGCTGAAGCAGATCATGGCTGAGATTGAAGCGGAGAAACGCAGCAGAAATGAGCAGCTGGAGCTGCAGGAGAAGCTGGCTCACCTGATCCCGCTGGCTGAAAATGAACTGACATTGATGCTGATGCTGGAGCATGTGCAGGAAATCGAGCTTGAACAGCTGGCCTCTCTGCTGAAGCTGGACTGGAACAAAGGCTATGCGGTCGTATTGTCGTTTCCCCGGCAGTCAAAGGATGAATGGGCGGATTTCCAGCTGGCCAAACGGGAGATTTACGAAGCGGTCAGACAGTTAGTGAGGCCCGCACTCGGCTGTCTGGCCAGCCCCTTGATCGGCCACCAGATGACATTGTTTGTCCCCCTGCCCCGGGAACGCTCAGGCTACTTTCAGCGCGTGATTTCCATGGATTGGGGAGAGCGCCTGCGCAGCATGGTTCAGGAGCGTTTTCATCTGCCGCTTAATGTGGCCATCGGCTCCATCCGGGAAGGCTGGGACGGACTCAGCCGTTCCTACCGTGAAGCGCTCCGTGTGTGCTCCGGCGTAAGTGATTCTTCCGCGGTGCGGCATTATGAAGATATTATACAGAGCTCAGGCCAGAGCGTGGTCTCTCTAGATGAAGAGAAGAGGCTGCTGGATGCCCTGCTGCAGCAGGACAGAGAGGAGGCAGCCGGACGTTTCGGTGCGCTCTATGCTTATTTTGAACAGAGCGGGGAGCGGCCTTTTACGTCTTTGCGCGGTGAAATCATCGGTCTGCTGCTGTATCTGGCCCGGGGGGTTCATTCCGCGGCAGGAGCGGAAATCATCGCCGACCTGAACGCTGTAGAGGACCCCGTATCGCTAAAGCACAGGGCGGAGTACTGGCTGGAGATGCTGCAGGGCGGACTGATTGAGGAACGGGAGCATAAAAGCTCGCATGTGCACCAGCGGGCGCTGCTGTACATCGGCCAAAACTACAAAGAGGATATATCCATGGAGCAGACGGCTGAGTATGTGAACTTAAGTCCGCATTACTTCAGCAAATTGTTCCGGCTGCATGCAGGGGAAACCTTTATCGACTATGTTACCCGGCTGCGGATCAATGAGGCCAAACGCCTGATTGCCGGGGAGCAGCTCAGCCTCAAGGGAATATGTTATGAGGTCGGCTATAAAGACCCCAATTATTTCAGCAGGGTGTTCAAAAAGTCCGTCGGCATTACCCCAAGTGAATACCGGCAGCAGATGGAAAAGCAAAGTCCTTGTTGA
- the xylF gene encoding D-xylose ABC transporter substrate-binding protein — MTALLLTASLAGCGIVSNGENKQAGNTGAEKSGDGIVIGMSMDTLKEERWQKDRDIFTAKVEELGGEVKVLAANGDDATQLSQAEQLISQGVDVLVVIAHNAEATAPIVEKAHKEGIKVIAYDRLINNAEVDYYISFDNVRVGEFQAQAVIDQAPKGNIVYIGGADTDNNAHMFKEGAMNILKPLEEKGDIKIVYDQFSKDWKPEEALKNMENALTANNNDVQGVVAANDGTAGGSIQALTAQGMAGKIPVSGQDADLAAVQRIAEGTQLMTVYKPINAIATKAAEMAMAAAKDEKITTEKSVNNGKIDVPSVLLDPIAVNKDNLDVLIKDGFHKLEDVYKNVPKDQWPQQ, encoded by the coding sequence ATGACCGCTTTATTGCTGACGGCTTCCCTGGCCGGCTGCGGAATAGTCTCGAACGGGGAGAACAAACAGGCAGGGAACACAGGTGCTGAAAAAAGCGGGGACGGTATTGTCATTGGCATGTCGATGGATACGCTGAAGGAGGAGCGCTGGCAGAAGGACCGGGATATTTTTACCGCCAAAGTGGAAGAGCTCGGGGGCGAAGTGAAGGTGCTGGCCGCTAACGGCGATGATGCCACCCAGTTAAGCCAGGCTGAACAGCTGATTTCGCAGGGAGTGGATGTGCTCGTCGTCATTGCCCACAACGCTGAAGCTACGGCCCCGATTGTTGAAAAAGCCCATAAGGAGGGCATTAAGGTCATTGCCTATGACCGTCTGATCAACAATGCCGAGGTGGACTACTATATATCGTTCGATAATGTGCGTGTCGGAGAATTCCAGGCCCAGGCTGTTATCGATCAGGCGCCTAAAGGCAATATCGTCTATATCGGCGGTGCGGACACGGACAATAATGCCCATATGTTCAAAGAAGGAGCCATGAATATCCTGAAGCCGCTGGAGGAAAAAGGGGATATCAAAATTGTCTACGACCAGTTTTCGAAAGACTGGAAGCCGGAAGAGGCGCTGAAGAATATGGAGAATGCACTGACCGCCAATAATAACGATGTTCAAGGCGTAGTCGCTGCTAATGACGGCACGGCCGGCGGTTCCATCCAGGCACTGACTGCCCAGGGCATGGCGGGCAAAATTCCGGTATCCGGACAGGATGCAGACCTTGCAGCGGTACAGCGTATCGCCGAGGGCACACAGCTGATGACGGTTTATAAGCCGATTAATGCCATTGCCACCAAGGCCGCCGAAATGGCTATGGCTGCAGCGAAAGATGAAAAAATCACTACTGAAAAGTCAGTTAACAACGGAAAAATTGACGTTCCTTCCGTGCTGCTGGATCCCATCGCGGTCAATAAGGACAATCTGGATGTCCTGATCAAAGACGGCTTCCACAAGCTGGAGGATGTCTACAAAAACGTGCCAAAGGACCAGTGGCCGCAGCAATAA
- a CDS encoding xylose ABC transporter ATP-binding protein → MYVLEMAEISKAFPGVKALDQVNFKVKQGEIHALCGENGAGKSTLMKVLSGLYPAGTYGGEIIIGGEKKEFHNITDAEKAGIAIIHQELALVKEMTIGENIFLGAEPVRRGAIQWDELYHQAAQWLKKVGLHLSPDTKTGNLGIGQQQLVEIAKALSKHTKILILDEPTAALTESEVSILMGILNQLRSEGVSCVYISHKMPEVFALADSITVLRDGRTVATLDRRETDDDRVVSLMVGRELTERYPRVEHHPGEVVLEVSNYNVWHPEKRQQKVLKDIHFTLRKGEILGIAGLMGAGRTELVSSLFGAYGGKAEGSVQIEGKTVKIASVSDAIKAGLALVSEDRKRQGLVMGMDVKRNTTLAALGKVSRMGVINENEEIKYSSRYAQDLRTKTASLETPVGTLSGGNQQKVVIGKWLMTNPTILIMDEPTRGIDVGAKYEIYNLMNQLVEQGVAIIMISSELPEVLGMSDRILVMSEGQLVREFDYREATQENIMLAATGGK, encoded by the coding sequence ATGTACGTGCTTGAAATGGCGGAGATCAGCAAGGCGTTTCCCGGCGTCAAAGCGCTGGACCAGGTGAACTTCAAGGTGAAGCAGGGGGAGATTCACGCGCTCTGCGGGGAGAACGGTGCCGGGAAATCTACACTGATGAAGGTGCTCAGCGGTTTATATCCTGCAGGGACCTATGGCGGAGAAATCATTATTGGCGGCGAGAAAAAAGAGTTTCATAACATCACGGATGCGGAAAAGGCCGGCATTGCCATTATTCATCAGGAGCTGGCGCTCGTTAAAGAAATGACGATAGGCGAGAATATTTTTCTTGGAGCTGAACCGGTCAGGCGGGGGGCGATCCAGTGGGATGAGCTGTACCACCAGGCTGCACAGTGGCTGAAGAAGGTGGGGCTGCATCTTTCACCGGATACGAAAACCGGCAATCTGGGTATCGGCCAGCAGCAGCTCGTGGAGATCGCCAAAGCGCTCTCGAAGCATACCAAGATACTGATTCTTGATGAGCCAACGGCCGCTTTGACCGAAAGCGAGGTATCCATCCTGATGGGGATTTTGAACCAGCTGCGGAGCGAAGGGGTGTCTTGCGTTTATATTTCCCATAAAATGCCCGAAGTGTTCGCGCTTGCTGATTCCATTACGGTGCTGCGGGACGGCCGGACAGTCGCTACACTGGACCGCAGGGAAACCGATGATGACAGGGTTGTCTCCCTGATGGTTGGACGGGAGCTTACGGAGCGTTATCCGCGGGTGGAGCATCATCCCGGAGAGGTCGTGCTGGAGGTCAGCAATTATAATGTGTGGCATCCTGAAAAAAGGCAGCAGAAGGTATTGAAGGACATTCATTTTACACTCCGCAAAGGTGAAATTCTCGGCATTGCCGGTCTCATGGGGGCAGGACGCACAGAGCTGGTCAGCAGCCTGTTCGGCGCTTATGGAGGCAAGGCGGAAGGCAGTGTTCAGATTGAAGGAAAAACCGTGAAGATCGCTTCAGTCTCTGATGCCATTAAGGCAGGATTAGCCCTGGTCAGCGAAGACCGCAAACGTCAGGGTCTGGTTATGGGAATGGATGTGAAAAGAAACACTACGCTGGCTGCACTGGGCAAAGTCTCCCGCATGGGCGTCATTAACGAAAATGAGGAAATTAAGTACTCCAGCCGGTATGCGCAGGATCTGAGAACGAAAACAGCTTCGCTGGAAACACCTGTCGGCACACTGTCCGGGGGAAACCAGCAGAAGGTCGTTATAGGTAAATGGCTGATGACCAATCCCACCATATTAATTATGGATGAGCCAACCCGGGGCATTGACGTCGGGGCAAAATATGAAATCTATAATTTGATGAATCAGCTGGTGGAGCAGGGTGTGGCGATCATTATGATCTCCTCGGAGCTGCCGGAGGTGCTGGGGATGAGCGACAGAATTCTGGTTATGAGTGAAGGGCAGCTTGTCCGGGAGTTTGACTATCGCGAAGCGACGCAGGAGAATATCATGCTGGCCGCTACAGGAGGTAAATGA